Part of the Xenopus laevis strain J_2021 chromosome 2S, Xenopus_laevis_v10.1, whole genome shotgun sequence genome is shown below.
GCTTGTGACTTGTCTCTGCTTCATACACCTGAGTCCAGTGGGCAGTCTGTCTCTCAGCCATCTGAGCCTGTTTCATGTACTGAGGTAGAATATTTTCAAATTGATGCCAAAGCAGAGCCTTCTTTTTCTAGTACAACTGCCAAGCCTGCTTTCCCACAACTTTCAAATCCTTTAGCAAAGGGTGTCAAGCAAAGGCAGTATCGTTCAAGGTCCATGGCTCAAGATAGCAGATCACCATCTGTAGATCGAGACCAATCACCTTCCAAATCTGCTTCCAGGAAAAGGTCACATTCCAAATCACGAAAACGACGCTCTCGTTCAAAATCTTTGAAGGGCAAACACAGCAGCTACAGTCAAGGCAGGAAGAGACGATCTCGGTCAaagtcaaaaaccaaaaaaagacaATCCCCTTCAAAGCAATCCTCCAAAAGGAGGCGTTCTCGTTCCAAATCAGTTAAAAGGCAGTCTAGGTCACCATCTCGTGACAAGAGGCGTCCCCGGTCAAAATCAACAGGTCATAGAAAGCAGTTGAGCTCCAAATCACCAACCAGGAAAAAGCGCTCTCACTCTAGATCAGATACTAGAAGGAGGCATTCAAGAAAGAGCTCTCGTTCTAAGTCACCAGTTTGGAAAAATCGCTCCAATTCTAAATCTGTATCAAAAAGCCCCTCAAAATCTGCATCACAGAGACGTCACTCAAAATCTAGACTACCAAAGTGCTATTCACGATCAAGTTCTAGGTCTGCATCACCTGGTAAACATTCTGGAAGAAGAAATCGTTCCTCATCAAAGTCACCAACTAAACGTCGTTGCAGCCGATCAAGATCACGTGGACGCTGGGGTAATTCCAGGTCCAGCAGAAGAGGTCGAAGTTCTCGTTCTCCCTCAAGAAGGAATCGCTCTCGTTCAGGGTCTCAGCAGTCTCGATCCCTGTCAGACAAGAATCACCAAGGGTCCAGATCACCAATACATAAAAAACATTCACGTTCACAGACAAAACTGGATAAATCTCCTTTAAGTAAACACCCATCAAAATCAAAGTCACCACCACCTCCACCACCTAAAAAAAACACTCAGTCCAAATCTACAGCATTCAAACATAGCATTGGTTTGAAGTCCCTTATTCAAAAGCAGCTATCTCAAGCAAAATTACAGAGCTCCAATAGTAAGTTATCTTCTAAGGAGCAGTTGACAGTTGCAAGCCTAACTACAACAACACAGTTGCCAGCATCTAGTCTACCTGCTAAAACTCCGGTACCTGTAGCTAACCTGCCATCTAAAACAAGGTTGCCTGAAACAAACATGAACGCTAAAGCATTGCCACCTCTTTCCAACCAGCCTCAAAAAAATCAGTTGCCACTGCTCAACAAGGATGCACCGCTGTCTGTTCTGAACACAAATGCAAGAGCACAGCAGCATGTAACTGACCTTGCTACAGAAACACAATGGCCTGTTGCAGATATAAGCACTGGAGCACAGTGGGCCATACCTGATATGGCAACAGGAGGGCATTGGGCCCTATCTGATATGACAGCTGCAGGACACTGGACCATGCCAGACATGACAGCTGCAGGCCAATGGGCTATGCCTGATTTGTCATCTGGATCACAGTGGCCAGTAACAGATATGACTTCTGGCCCACATTGGACTATGTCTGACATGTCCACTGGAACACAGTGGCCTGTATCTGACCTTTCCTCTGGAACGCAGTGGCCTGTATCAAACCTTTCTTCTGCAACACATTGGCCTGTGTCTGATTTGGCAACAGGTGCTCAGTGGCACATGCCAGACCTAGGTGTTGGAACACAGTGGCATATGCCAGACTTGACTGCTGGGGTGTCAATGCCTGAATTGACTGCAAGTACTTCAATACCTGACTTGACTCCTAGTTTCCAGATGCCTGATTTGCCACCAGGTACCTCGGTGATTGACTTGGCTCCTCCCCCAGCCCCCATACCAGCCGTGGCTCCTCCCCCAGCCCCACTGCCAGATGTTGCTCCTCACCCAACCCCCTTGCCTGACTTGGCCCCTCCCCCAGTCCCCTTGCCGGACTTGGCCCCTCCCCCAGCCCCCTTGCCGGACTTGACCCCTCCCTCAGCCCCCTTGCCGGACTTGGCCCCTCCTCCAGCCCTCTTGACGGACTTGGCTCCTCCTCCAGCCCCCTTGCCGGACTTGGCTCCTTCTCCTCCAGCCCCCTTGCCTGActtggcccctcctccacccccaATGCCTGACTTGGCTCCGCCACCACCACCGAAGCCTAACTTGGCTCCTCTCCCTGCCCCAATGCCTGACTTGGCTCTTGCAGCACCACCCTTCCCAATGCACCATTTGACTTCTTTATCTCCAGTGCCTGATTTGGCTCTTTCTCCAGCCCCAGTGCCACACTTGGTTACTGCAGCCCAGATGCATGACTTGGCTCCAGTACCAACTCCATCCCTGACCCGCGACTTGTCCCTTTCTTCAGCCCAGATACCTGACTTAGCTCCTGAAGTAACTCCAGAACCATTACCTGACTTGGCCCCCTCGGTCCCAGTGTCGGAATTGTCTTCTTCATCTCCACCAGTTTTTCAGCCTCTGCATGAATCAGTTGATAATCAAAATGCTTATTTGAGTGAAGATAGTGCTAAGGAAGATCAAACAAAAACACTATATGTGATTTCCAAAAGTCCTGTTGACCGTAATCCATTTTTATCTGCTGATGAATTGGTTAAACCTGGTCTCTGCATTGCAGCTAAATTTCCTGCAATAAATGAGAAATTCCTGCGGGGAGAGCATTCTGAGGACCATGAAGTCATGCCCGTTGGAGCAGAGGCTAGTGCTGGTTGTGACTTACTGAAAGAATCCTATGACAACTCACTTCATCCTCTGCTTGATATAGCTCTTGTTCTTCCTACTAAAACTCAGCTGTCTGTACCTTCTGCTTGTCCTGTGTCAATGAAAATGTTGACCAGCAATAATGACCATCCTCTTGTGCAGCTCAGTGACCAACCCAGTTTGCTATTGATTCAGGAATCATTTGATGAACCTTGCCACCCACAAAGGAAGGAGCAGTGTCCTGCATCCATTTCAGGCTGTCTACAGGGAGGTTCAAGTGACCGTTTTGAGCAATCTCTGAAAAGTAATCACGAGGACCGATCTAGAGACATTCGGTTAGATGAGTATGGTATATTAACCAGTAGTCCTCTCCATAATGACCTTGCAAGCCACAGCGGCACCCTCTTAAATGAACCCTGTGTGAGCCTTCCACTTTCCCAAGTGATTGAGTCATGTGAAAGTTCTAGTCGGTATCTATCAGAAGAGGCATGTTTTAGTACAAAATGTTCACCAACCACAGCGTCTTATGCTATTACAAATGTCAAAAGTCATTCCAACTCCCTTCCAGATGATTCTTGTCTTGTCCCTAACGAGCCCTTACAGGATGACAATATAGTATTCCTAGAACAGCCATTACAGCATCAGTCATGTTTATCACTTCTCCCTCCCGAGCAAGACAAGACTTCTTTATGTGTAAAAGAATCCTTTGATAACTGTCCTTGTCTAAGTGCTGACCAGACTCTGCAGGAAAAACCCTTGGGCTGCCTTGACCAGTCTCTGCCAGATGAATCTTCATCTGTCTTTAGTTTTCAGTCTTCAGTTGATAGGCCATGTTTGAGTCCTGACCGGCTCCTGGAGATCAGTGTACGGCCCCACTTTCTACAGCAGACGGAGTCAAATACAAATCCTGATCAATTCCAATTGCTTGAAACTGGCAGGATCTTCCAGCAGCCTGTGTTTGCTGAAACGATGTATCATGAACCATCTTTGCCACATAAACTTGTTGAGAATTCTAATCTGCTGGAAGATGATAAACTTTATGAAAGCCCTGTCACATACAGTTCTGATAAAGCCTCTGCAAGTCCTAGCTTGTTCAGTGATGATGCAAAAGAGAAACTGACATTCGCTGACCCCCCAGGGGGACATGTACAGCAAACATCTGAGGAACAATGCCAAAGAACTACGCTGCCAGATGAAATGTTTATAAAGAATGATGACCCTCTTTCAAACAAATACTTTGTTTGCCCCAGCATTCCTTCTGTGGGTTGTGGCAGTATTAATACTGAGTATATAGCTCAAGATCTAAAGAATCCAGATCAACTCCTGCAAAACAAATCTTGTCATAGTCCCAAGAAGCCACTGATAGAACTTGCAAGCAGTGGCCAGTTAGTTCAGAAGTCATACATAAACACTGACCAATTTACAACAGTTGAACAGTATGGATATCCTGATAAGCAGCAGCTCAATAAAGAAATAGTGAACACTAATCCTGTGATGGTTAAATCCATATTGGGCCTAAAAGATCCTGAGCCTTGTGAGAGCATCAAAGATGCACTGTCCCCTAAGCTCCATGCAATATCTTCTGAGACCTGTATTACCTCCACACATCCTCTTGAGCCTTGCAAGAGTCCCAATCAAATCCATACACATGAGCCGTGTATAGTTATTGATCACTCCTTTGTTAGCTCTGAACAGCCTGTGCTTCCTGAGTTGAGTTCTGTCATGACTTTGCTGCCCAAGCCTTCTGCAAACTCTAAAGAGCTCCTGCCTCTCAAGTCGTGTATGGACTCTGGCCATACTTTGCTATCCAAGCACAGTGTAAGTCCTGACAAGACCATATTTTTTCAACTTGCCTCAAGCCCTTACCAGACTACAGAAACCTTGGTAAGCTCCAACAAGGACACATCTCCTAGCCAACTGGCAAGCCCTGGCCAGGACCTTCCTTATGATGCCTGGAAAAATCCTGAACAGTGCTCAACTACTGAACCATGCCTTCCTGCTGCAGACTGGGAAAGCTCTGATCCTGCATTTTGCTCTAAAACCTGGCCATGTGCTAAGTATAGCCAGCCTAATAAGCCCTCTGTGCATGGTGAGCCCTGTGACAGCATTAGCCAGGTCCCACCACTAGGTAGTCCTGTCCAATCCCTGCTTGACCAAGCATGTGCCAGTCCCTTACTTCCCATTACTGATAAACTTAGTGCCACCCCTGAACAGCCGCTGTCTGACAAATCCAATTCCAGCCTATGCTATCTTTCTGATAATCCTTGCACACGTTTGCACCAGTCCTTAGCTCCAGAATTTTCTGAATATGAACCATCCCGTGAACCTGTACAGCCCCATGGAAAGTCTGATGAAGTGATTTTACCCTGTAGCATTGTGATCCACAGTGAGCAGAACCCTCTGATAAATCATGAACACACTTCGTCAGAGGTAGCCTGTACACAGCTAGTCTCTGTTGAACTTTGTCCTTCCATTCCTAACTCTGATCAATATCTGATACCTGATGCTAGCCCTGTTAAACCTATTCAGAGTGATCCATGCTCCAGGCCTAACATTACTCCAGAGGACTCTCTTTCAGCAACTCACAGGCCCTGTGTCGGTTCCCCCAGCATGCTGCAAGATGAATGCTGTGAAAGTTACGATCACTTAAGCGTAATTGAGCAAAATACAAACTCACAGTATACCTTAGTGGACAAAAACTATGGAAGCCCTCTCACCCCCGAGTCTGTTCAGATATTGCAAACCCCTCTTATGGCAAATGAGCTTTCTTTGAGCCCTTGTCAGATTGAGCAGGATGACCAGTCTGTGACAGATTATTCTAATGAGAGACCTCTGTTGGTTAAAAAAATTCAGTCCATAGAACCTGAAGCCTCGGCAAGCCAAGAGCCCTCAACCCCTGTACTAACTGTATCTAAAAAATCTACTTTGTGCATCGGTGCTAATATTCTTTTGCAACGCCAAACAATTTCAGTGGATCCAATATCGAGCTTGCCCCATGATACTACCTTTTCTGTTGTGGAAAAATCCATCACAGACAAAACTGATTCTTTTATAACCTCTGAGAAGAAAGATGATGCAAAACATTTTGCAGCAGAGGCATTAATATTGCATTCAAAGGCCATACCCTCTGTAGAACATGATACAGATAGAGAAGAACCTGTAACAGTGCTAGACAAGGCTGAGGAAAGTTCTCGTGTTGAGAAGCAATTCAGAATTACGCCACCAGATTTGTTGCCTTATGACTCGGATCAGCCAGCTCTTCCAAATGACACCTCTGATGCTGTATTAGAGCAGATTGCTTACAATTGCCAACCACCACCTGAACTGCTGCCATATGACTCTGAGCAACCTGCAAACGCCTATCTGGGTTTATCTGAAACTCAGTCTGAACATGCTTCTCCGGTCTTTCACACACCACCTGAGCTGCTGCCTTATGATTCTGAGCAGCCTGCTGTACTGCACACAAACAATGAATTGCCTTCCATTAACCTGCCTGCAAGCCTTTCTCAGGCTGAGTCCACTTCCCAAACAAGTTCTGTTCCAGATTCTCTTCATTTAGATGAATGCATGCCTGGGAATTTTCAGTCAGAGGAAGAACAACAAagaactcaagaaccacaaacaACCAAAGTTTTATTTGAATATGGAAGCATTGCTGATGTGTCTGAATTTCCTATGGACAATACTCATGAACAGTTAGAATGTGAAAGTGCTGCCAGCTATCAGTCAGAGGTTTCAAACACTCCAGCCTATATGACCTTACACTCTGCAGAATGTAATTTATCCACACAAATATCTTCTGAGAACACAAAATCCATAAATACATCCTCTGAAAAGCAATTTTCTTCAGCGTTGCCCATCATTTTGCCAGAGTCCACCAATGAAGGACAGATTGATTTTAATCAGATGCAGTCTAATTATATGGAACCAGTTGAATCATCCAGATCTGTTGGAGAGGATGCTTGTATAACTGAATTGCCCACTGAGCTTTCTGTAGCTGGGAAGCCACATGTGGCAGAATTCACTTCTGAACAGCTATCTGTTGCTCCTGAAGCTCTTGTGCATCATATTTCCCTATCAGAGTTTGCTACAAAGGCAGAACACTCTGCATCTATATCTGCCTCTTTAACAGGCCAGCGGCCTTTATTAACAGAGCTATCATTATATACAGAGAGTCAAGTAAGTGAAGTTTCAGTTGCTGGTGAGTCAATCACAACTTCTGAACAAAGTAACATTCCTGCCTTAGAGTCTCCAGTCCTTCCGCAAGAAGCATCATTCAAACGGTCACGTTCTAAGTCTATAAATGACAGGACAAATTCACGGTCTCGATCTAAATCTGTCACAAGTATGAAACGTTCAAAGTCCAGAACCCAAAAGAGATCGAGATCCAAATCAGCCACTTCATGGAAAAGATCTCGTTCAAAGTCTGTTGCAAAAAGGCAAAGGTCACACTCAAAGTCAGCTGTAGAAAGCAGAAGGTCACGCTCAAAGTCTACAAAAAGATCACGCTCAAAGTCACATATGCAGAGGAAGCGTTCCCGGTCCAAGTCTACTTCACGCAGGAAGCGTTCACGGTCTAAACCGGATGCCTGCAAAAGACGCTCGTGCTCAAGATCTGCAGGACGCAAAAGGCGTTCCCGTTCAAGGTCTGTTGGTCGCAAAAGACGTTCTCGCTCAAAGTCTCCAGTACGCAAAAGACGGTCTCGATCTAAATCTACTGGCCGCAAAAGACGATCAAGATCAAAGTCCACTGGACGCAAAAAACGTTCACGCTCCAAATCTTATGGCCGGAAGAGGCGCTCACGCTCCACTTCTGCATCTCAGAGACGGCGCTCACGATCTACAACATTGGCTCGCCACAGGCGTTCTAGCTCAGTATCTGTGGCCCGCAGAAGGAGATCACGCTCAACATCTGCAACCCGTAGGCGAAGGTCTCGCTCAACATCTGTAGTTCGAAGGAAGCGATCCCACTCATCTTCAGTCGCCAGGAGGAGGCGCTCACGTTCAGTGTCAGCTGGTCCCAGAAGGACTTCTCGCTCCGTGTCTGTTCCTAGAAGGAGGCGCTCCCAGTCTGTGTCAAGAAGGAGACGCTCACGCTCCCAGTCCGTGACGAGAAGGAGACGCTCCCAGTCTGGGTCCAGAAGAAGGCGATCCCGCTCAGCATCTATGTGTAGAATACAGCGTTCTCCCTCAACATCTATAACTCGCAAAGGTCGTTCACGCTCAGTTTCTGTTGCCAACAGAAGACGCTCACGCTCTGCATCTGAGGCCTGCATTAAGCCTTCACGTTCAGTGTCTGCAACAAGAAAGAAGCGATCTGTTTCTAAATCATTGACTCCAAAATCACCAACTTACAAGCCATCTGCTGTGTCAAGATCAGAGCGATCTCGAAGTCATTCACAGAGTAATGTCCTTCGTAAGAGGAAAACACGCTCAAGATCTTCATCAAGAGACAAAAATAAATTGAGTGAAAAAAGACGAAGAAGATCAAACTCTAAAGACCACTATAACCTTAAATCTAGACGCAGAAGTCGAACACCTCCTAGGCGGAAAAAATCAAGATCTCCTGTAAAAAGAATGTCGCCTGTTAGGAGAAGGCGATCAAGGTCCAATATAAGGAGAAAAAGCTTCAGCAGGTCTCCTGTTCGCCGGAAACGATCAAGATCTAGGGACAAATCTATGGAGTCCAGCAGGTCACCTAAACGTCTCACTGACCTCGGTgagtgtattcttttttttttttgtcatattaaGAGTAGCACTTTGAAGTTATGTAAGCTATGGATCCATTGGTTATATAACTAGTGAATGATATTAAAACCAAGGAAGTTAAGCTGACCATACAGACAGATTTAAATTGCTGTCATTGCCAACAaaaggttttcaaccaagtattagaaatgtacattttattttgtaatttgtccaattacttttgagcccctgaaatgaggtgattgtgttaaaaaaggctttagttcctcacatttttgtgcaatctgtttgttcaacccactgaattaaagctgaaagtctgcagttcaactgcatctgagctgtttcattttaaattcattgtggtaatgtacagaaccaaaattagaaaaaagttgtctctgtccaaatatttatggacctaactgtagataGCAAAAAATAGTAGTTGTCTCTCTAAATGattgttttattgcaaatattcattttgttttggaTCTATCCCGACTGTGTTGATCCCCATGGCAACAGCAGGAGGGAGGTTCCATATATTAATTACTCTCTTTTTAAAGAAGTGTTTATTTGCCTTTCGGTTTTTCATCATCTGAGTTAATGTTGTGTTCTATAGTTTTAGCTGTGTTCCGCTCCTGGAAAATGGTTCTGTCTTATTGTATTCCTCTACTGTTTCTATTTCTCTCTCTTCCAACCTGTATATTTAACCTTGTTTGTCTATGGTGATAAAAACTGAATACAAATTTTAATAAGTCACTTCTCCTGCAGATAAAGCTCAGCTTCTTGAAATAGCCAAAGCGAATGCTGCTGCTATGTGCGCTAAGGCAGGTGTGCCATTGCCATCAAGCTTGAAGCCTGTAATTACACCGGTCACTCCTGTGGAAGAGAAAATTACCCTTCGCTCTTACGGCGTTACCATTCAAGAACTTACTGAGGTGAGTGTTGATGTTAACAGGGGCAAACTTGTGTTTATGAGGTAATGTGAATCCGGCTTTTATCTGGCTGTGTACAACAAATACAGCAGTGTAAAATGACCTGGAATTTGAGGTCCATACAACAGTCTCTACTGAATATGCAGACAGGATAGATTGCAGGCTTTTCCCCCAAAATGTGACCAATGGTTTGCTGAACAAGAGGCAGATACTTGATTATGTGCACCCTTATGTTCCTTTAACGTAGTCCAATTTTGGATAAAATTACATCTGAATTTTGAGTACAA
Proteins encoded:
- the son.S gene encoding uncharacterized protein son.S isoform X3, translated to MSGNPSEETITDVQDKEQMQSESTQLEQTKSLDLEAESASKELKSGDVSSSDEVKKDASRKKSKKHKKHKSKKKKKKKKKEKSEKRSKSVSSAEDQDNVSEHKAVWKPAFETLPKEDGRVDVSKAVTTVEENHEIGVKSCGFVQEGNLDSDKINQAVEKETYIDSEFFGPKCPKEIKGDLYKTCSPLEEGASKELFETPTTHKSSDNSKTLKQDEATDMLDNSVNAHSTAKHIFPSSNSENELLLEHESIAVSQTQSVDLINTKMDSIASAPTASLPYDNTVLHNSDRSKLKCQSRSRSTSISKLRSKETCSSSKSVTKKDKSRSKPLGKGCSSGIGRQSRSSSLGRRQKSHSSSVGKRKCSHSNSPVHRRESRSSTPAHQSKSPIRKWWSKSITRRERTVSVSPVRRRRSRTRSNARRRRSRTRSAARKPRSRTRSVARRHRSKTRSVARRRKSGSRSTSNRRKSRSRSASRRRRQRSQSASRRRKSKSLSVSRRRRSKSRSVARRGKSQSRSLTRRRRSRSGSASRRRRSRSGSASRRQRSRSGSASRRRRSRSDSAGRRHRSRSGSIGRGRRSRSSSAGGMRRRSRSDSARRRRRSRSGSARRRCQSRSGSAGRRRRSRSGSAGRRRRRSRSGSAGRRRSRSGSAGRRRRSRSGSAGRRRRSRSGSARRRGRSRSVSGRRRRRSRSGSACRRQRTGSRSAPRRRKSRSCSATSRSGSKRSVSRSVAKRNRSSSVSLSRRPRTRSGSVTKKQRSRSSSDSKRERSGSAAKRKQSRSVAKRMESSTADGRRISRSRSSSQKQRSQSASGSRRSRSTTDSRKQKSRSRSAEKKFFEDSPDHKVDHLELKIKSSGSDYKSKESTSQEQTTSMNCPKNITDEQRVLGQSASLTDCSDKDPLSWTEISTEPLKRSKDTDHQIIDSDLVDDSATGRPDPPNESICDANDESNQMEVAMELDSCHSDSDKFSTTEEECVLSDVFKKVPDDLNSTSGIVTQCFLEQEPNTSMLTKGTVFNSYLNVDESSFNLCPKSEDKPFDLEMTNKQQRVTAFTVAGELTQSHNILNALPHLQKPESQTYSETEINDSGATASYKYIFPLDYKAENVELSDHAPEMAQEKGRSYSSSCNLPILHNMPDSAVSNRHENLNSDLFKDQPFICSLQLVSDTNDCLLVDKKSPVVRSEPEHSDGGGAIQSGSETLLTDSSHPDNSPQTRLNMNALSKEKIYNQKEESFYDLEFSNCNADVMQNSPKSFQTDVSPEQHFQEKTLSYVGDICTSGVDPNFELETETSSKETSKLSKDKKLTVDNEDIQSVKDDLSLQHTPNILSIAENQKQPLASSKNTSCPIDKVATFEKTLCKGSLFSYPLAEDFSTVNSVQKAFQLHGSIHIKPDEFKAQTEQVLHGIPGDFEKLSKNSHDPEIIKNNAADGTDIQGTAQVGQFKEICTDFERTVLSELPSTGSNEQPLQINSELKGKEDSVQNIECRNEIKTPIWQVDIVYPKINPPPTHLPSVDTELVIPKGKPICPGQTSCVYFPDIPDSRIICTPPDNKTKFEYIADHGIDSVMQQSANVCKSTVQFGRALKDSVLNSIHTTTQETSDTEIRKPEKDIVVNPLVPDIVDVQQFSQKPDDRFCIIAKGQNNLSKSIVYEHSSAESGIDEQKCLQEGTREHLYISSQEEPSIFVPAEEESAMSNDKFADCSQLKTCREDNFIEPPAEQIPLGMSDSIFKNQELDDGCKIITANIVKQDFSNVESVKEHLSDKCFEDKSNSAGTHNVKESCSNTISLDNSTFTSDFKSPVCAVTDITRGSVHHSLESGLPDVCSSSWQSNSKQKCSNDQKILKSTVTRDNRLGASSNHLELDSSKTNQPNESEGPASNYEAIYSQSTVCDNKVSPQGLSNAQTPTGQETQSGEIVAQKYILSVPLNFKFSRTFKPLSISALHDNAHTINSPVTQHSKQSLVTGSETLLSSKSATLDQSKTTIPTPESNALSVPEPEGACDLSLLHTPESSGQSVSQPSEPVSCTEVEYFQIDAKAEPSFSSTTAKPAFPQLSNPLAKGVKQRQYRSRSMAQDSRSPSVDRDQSPSKSASRKRSHSKSRKRRSRSKSLKGKHSSYSQGRKRRSRSKSKTKKRQSPSKQSSKRRRSRSKSVKRQSRSPSRDKRRPRSKSTGHRKQLSSKSPTRKKRSHSRSDTRRRHSRKSSRSKSPVWKNRSNSKSVSKSPSKSASQRRHSKSRLPKCYSRSSSRSASPGKHSGRRNRSSSKSPTKRRCSRSRSRGRWGNSRSSRRGRSSRSPSRRNRSRSGSQQSRSLSDKNHQGSRSPIHKKHSRSQTKLDKSPLSKHPSKSKSPPPPPPKKNTQSKSTAFKHSIGLKSLIQKQLSQAKLQSSNSKLSSKEQLTVASLTTTTQLPASSLPAKTPVPVANLPSKTRLPETNMNAKALPPLSNQPQKNQLPLLNKDAPLSVLNTNARAQQHVTDLATETQWPVADISTGAQWAIPDMATGGHWALSDMTAAGHWTMPDMTAAGQWAMPDLSSGSQWPVTDMTSGPHWTMSDMSTGTQWPVSDLSSGTQWPVSNLSSATHWPVSDLATGAQWHMPDLGVGTQWHMPDLTAGVSMPELTASTSIPDLTPSFQMPDLPPGTSVIDLAPPPAPIPAVAPPPAPLPDVAPHPTPLPDLAPPPVPLPDLAPPPAPLPDLTPPSAPLPDLAPPPALLTDLAPPPAPLPDLAPSPPAPLPDLAPPPPPMPDLAPPPPPKPNLAPLPAPMPDLALAAPPFPMHHLTSLSPVPDLALSPAPVPHLVTAAQMHDLAPVPTPSLTRDLSLSSAQIPDLAPEVTPEPLPDLAPSVPVSELSSSSPPVFQPLHESVDNQNAYLSEDSAKEDQTKTLYVISKSPVDRNPFLSADELVKPGLCIAAKFPAINEKFLRGEHSEDHEVMPVGAEASAGCDLLKESYDNSLHPLLDIALVLPTKTQLSVPSACPVSMKMLTSNNDHPLVQLSDQPSLLLIQESFDEPCHPQRKEQCPASISGCLQGGSSDRFEQSLKSNHEDRSRDIRLDEYGILTSSPLHNDLASHSGTLLNEPCVSLPLSQVIESCESSSRYLSEEACFSTKCSPTTASYAITNVKSHSNSLPDDSCLVPNEPLQDDNIVFLEQPLQHQSCLSLLPPEQDKTSLCVKESFDNCPCLSADQTLQEKPLGCLDQSLPDESSSVFSFQSSVDRPCLSPDRLLEISVRPHFLQQTESNTNPDQFQLLETGRIFQQPVFAETMYHEPSLPHKLVENSNLLEDDKLYESPVTYSSDKASASPSLFSDDAKEKLTFADPPGGHVQQTSEEQCQRTTLPDEMFIKNDDPLSNKYFVCPSIPSVGCGSINTEYIAQDLKNPDQLLQNKSCHSPKKPLIELASSGQLVQKSYINTDQFTTVEQYGYPDKQQLNKEIVNTNPVMVKSILGLKDPEPCESIKDALSPKLHAISSETCITSTHPLEPCKSPNQIHTHEPCIVIDHSFVSSEQPVLPELSSVMTLLPKPSANSKELLPLKSCMDSGHTLLSKHSVSPDKTIFFQLASSPYQTTETLVSSNKDTSPSQLASPGQDLPYDAWKNPEQCSTTEPCLPAADWESSDPAFCSKTWPCAKYSQPNKPSVHGEPCDSISQVPPLGSPVQSLLDQACASPLLPITDKLSATPEQPLSDKSNSSLCYLSDNPCTRLHQSLAPEFSEYEPSREPVQPHGKSDEVILPCSIVIHSEQNPLINHEHTSSEVACTQLVSVELCPSIPNSDQYLIPDASPVKPIQSDPCSRPNITPEDSLSATHRPCVGSPSMLQDECCESYDHLSVIEQNTNSQYTLVDKNYGSPLTPESVQILQTPLMANELSLSPCQIEQDDQSVTDYSNERPLLVKKIQSIEPEASASQEPSTPVLTVSKKSTLCIGANILLQRQTISVDPISSLPHDTTFSVVEKSITDKTDSFITSEKKDDAKHFAAEALILHSKAIPSVEHDTDREEPVTVLDKAEESSRVEKQFRITPPDLLPYDSDQPALPNDTSDAVLEQIAYNCQPPPELLPYDSEQPANAYLGLSETQSEHASPVFHTPPELLPYDSEQPAVLHTNNELPSINLPASLSQAESTSQTSSVPDSLHLDECMPGNFQSEEEQQRTQEPQTTKVLFEYGSIADVSEFPMDNTHEQLECESAASYQSEVSNTPAYMTLHSAECNLSTQISSENTKSINTSSEKQFSSALPIILPESTNEGQIDFNQMQSNYMEPVESSRSVGEDACITELPTELSVAGKPHVAEFTSEQLSVAPEALVHHISLSEFATKAEHSASISASLTGQRPLLTELSLYTESQVSEVSVAGESITTSEQSNIPALESPVLPQEASFKRSRSKSINDRTNSRSRSKSVTSMKRSKSRTQKRSRSKSATSWKRSRSKSVAKRQRSHSKSAVESRRSRSKSTKRSRSKSHMQRKRSRSKSTSRRKRSRSKPDACKRRSCSRSAGRKRRSRSRSVGRKRRSRSKSPVRKRRSRSKSTGRKRRSRSKSTGRKKRSRSKSYGRKRRSRSTSASQRRRSRSTTLARHRRSSSVSVARRRRSRSTSATRRRRSRSTSVVRRKRSHSSSVARRRRSRSVSAGPRRTSRSVSVPRRRRSQSVSRRRRSRSQSVTRRRRSQSGSRRRRSRSASMCRIQRSPSTSITRKGRSRSVSVANRRRSRSASEACIKPSRSVSATRKKRSVSKSLTPKSPTYKPSAVSRSERSRSHSQSNVLRKRKTRSRSSSRDKNKLSEKRRRRSNSKDHYNLKSRRRSRTPPRRKKSRSPVKRMSPVRRRRSRSNIRRKSFSRSPVRRKRSRSRDKSMESSRSPKRLTDLDKAQLLEIAKANAAAMCAKAGVPLPSSLKPVITPVTPVEEKITLRSYGVTIQELTEKCKQIAQSKEDDVIVNKPHDSDEEEEERPFYNHPFKVSDHKPISFSLLNPSVKPAPKNQVTLTKEFPVSSGSQHRKKEADKVYGEWVPVDKKTEESKDDVFTNTGPTQPVDITSAMNERALAQTRLTGNPFDMEALILLNRAQEQIDAWAQSTSLPGQFTGSTGAQVLSADEISNSGPQAWLKKDQFLKAAPVSGGRGALLMRKMGWKEGKGLGRHNEGNVDPILIDFKTDRKGLVADGEKASNKLALPMMKDLSGKHPISALMELCNKKKWSPPEFVLVDDTGPEHRKRFLFRVTVSGGVYQPNQPSLNKKLAKATAAAAALQALGALPKESMTSTANFRSASTSTS